From a single Phocoena sinus isolate mPhoSin1 chromosome 1, mPhoSin1.pri, whole genome shotgun sequence genomic region:
- the DISP1 gene encoding protein dispatched homolog 1 isoform X3, with translation MVKNTGYKATLANYPFKYADEQAKSHRDDRWSDDHYEREKREVDWNFHKDSFFCDVPSDRYSRVVFTSAGGETLWNLPAIKSMCKVDNSRIRSHPRFGDLCQRTTAASCCPSWTLGNYIAILNNRSSCQKIVERDVSHTLKLLRTCAKHYQNGTLEPDCWDMAARRKDQLKCTNVPRKCTKYNAVYQILHYLVDKDFMAPKTADYTPALKYSMLFSPTEKGESMMNIYLDNFENWNASDGVTTITGIEFGIKHSLFQDYLLMDTVYPAIAIVIVLSVMCVYTKSMFITLMTMFAIISSLIVSYFLYRVVFNFEFFPFMNLTALIILVGIGADDAFVLCDVWNYTKFDKPHAETSETVSITLQHAALSMFVTSFTTAAAFYANYVSNITAIRCFGVYAGTAILVNYVLMVTWLPAVVVLHERYLLNIFSCFKKPQQQIYDNKSCWTVACQKCHKVLFAISEASRIFFEKVLPCIVIKFRYLWLVWFLALTVGGAYIVCINPKMKLPSLELSEFQVFRSSHPFERYDAEYKKLFMFERVHHGEELHMPITVIWGVSPEDNGNPLNPKSKGKLTLDSGFNIASPASQVWILQFCQKLRNQTFFHQTDEQDFTSCFIETFKQWMENQDCDEPTLYPCCSHWSFPYKQEIFELCIKRAIMELERSTGYHLDSKTPGPRFDINDTIRAVVLEFQSTYLFTLAYEKMHQFYKEVDSWISNELSSAPEGLSHGWFVSNLEFYDLQDSLSDGTLIAMGLSVAVAFSVMLLTTWNIIISLYAIISIAGTIFVTVGSLVLLGWELNVLESVTISVAVGLAVDFAVHYGVAYRLAPDADREGKVIFSLSRMGSAIAMAALTTFVAGAMMMPSTVLAYTQLGTFLMLIMCISWAFATFFFQCMCRCLGPQGTCGQIPLPKRLQCSAFSHTLSTSPGDKGQSKTHTVSAYHLDPRGQRAEMEHEFYELEPLAAHSCMASEKTTYEETHICSEFFTSQAKKLGMPVHAAYNSELNQSTKNEASSALLQPCLEQHTMCHFFSLNQRCSCPNAYQPLKYGLPSCQQMGDCLCHQCAPTASSFMHVQNGLAPLKAAHQAPEGFVHPIPHIHHCPCLQGRVKPPGMQNSLPRSFFHHPGQHIQTQEKLGKTSIHSLQSLEEQLPKMAETSSLVCRSAGASHKACCAPETHQRGLCKNRDIGNVEGSGGAANKDSGSVSLTDKAERQVEPGLSQTDVIVNSEHLSQNEPQFIFNHLMGEAGYRSCPNNPQNSGRIVRVKCSSVDCQIPNIEANVPAVLTHSELSSESLLIKTL, from the coding sequence aTCAGATCTCATCCCCGGTTTGGTGATCTCTGCCAGAGGACCACGGCTGcttcctgctgccccagctgGACGCTGGGGAACTACATCGCTATTCTGAACAACAGATCATCCTGCCAGAAAATCGTCGAGCGAGACGTTTCTCATACCTTGAAGCTACTTCGAACCTGCGCCAAACACTACCAGAACGGcaccctggagccagactgctgggACATGGCGGCCCGGAGGAAGGACCAGCTCAAGTGCACCAACGTGCCACGGAAATGTACCAAGTACAACGCTGTGTACCAGATCCTCCACTACTTGGTGGATAAAGACTTTATGGCCCCAAAGACAGCCGACTACACACCCGCTTTAAAGTACAGCATGCTCTTCTCGCCCACAGAGAAAGGGGAGAGCATGATGAACATTTACTTGGACAACTTCGAAAACTGGAACGCTTCCGACGGCGTCACCACCATCACCGGGATTGAGTTTGGGATCAAACACAGTTTGTTTCAGGACTATCTTCTGATGGATACCGTGTATCCTGCCATCGCCATCGTGATCGTCCTTTCAGTCATGTGTGTCTACACCAAGTCCATGTTTATCACTCTGATGACCATGTTTGCCATCATCAGTTCCTTGATTGTGTCCTATTTTCTCTACCGCGTGGTGTTTAACTttgaatttttcccttttatgaacCTCACCGCACTCATTATTTTGGTGGGCATTGGAGCGGATGATGCTTTTGTCCTGTGTGATGTCTGGAACTACACCAAATTTGACAAGCCTCACGCGGAAACCTCAGAGACGGTGAGCATCACGCTGCAACACGCCGCCCTCTCCATGTTCGTCACCAGTTTTACCACAGCGGCTGCCTTTTACGCTAACTACGTGAGCAATATCACAGCCATCAGATGCTTTGGGGTATACGCGGGGACAGCTATACTGGTGAATTACGTTTTGATGGTCACCTGGCTTCCGGCCGTGGTTGTCCTGCACGAGCGGTATCTTCTCAATATCTTCAGCTGCTTCAAGAAGCCCCAGCAGCAAATATACGATAACAAAAGCTGCTGGACAGTGGCCTGTCAGAAGTGCcacaaagtcctttttgccatttCGGAAGCGTCTcgaattttttttgaaaaagtattgCCGTGCATCGTCATTAAGTTTCGCTACCTATGGCTGGTCTGGTTCCTGGCCTTAACTGTGGGCGGGGCCTACATCGTCTGCATAAACCCAAAGATGAAGCTGCCCTCTTTGGAGCTGTCCGAGTTCCAGGTGTTCAGGTCGTCCCACCCTTTTGAACGTTACGACGCCGAGTACAAAAAGCTTTTCATGTTCGAGCGCGTCCACCACGGAGAGGAGCTCCACATGCCCATCACGGTCATCTGGGGTGTGTCCCCAGAAGACAATGGCAACCCCCTAAACCCTAAGAGCAAAGGGAAGCTGACCTTAGACAGCGGCTTTAACATCGCCAGCCCAGCCTCCCAGGTCTGGATTTTGCAGTTCTGTCAAAAACTGAGAAATCAGACATTCTTTCACCAGACTGACGAACAGGACTTCACCAGCTGCTTCATTGAGACCTTCAAGCAGTGGATGGAAAACCAGGACTGCGATGAGCCTACCCTGTACCCGTGCTGCAGCCACTGGAGCTTCCCCTATAAGCAAGAGATTTTCGAACTGTGCATCAAGAGAGCCATCATGGAGCTGGAGAGGAGTACGGGCTACCATTTGGATAGCAAAACCCCAGGGCCGAGGTTTGATATCAATGATACCATCAGGGCAGTCGTGCTAGAGTTCCAAAGCACCTACCTCTTCACACTGGCTTATGAAAAGATGCATCAGTTTTATAAAGAGGTGGACTCGTGGATTTCCAACGAGCTGAGTTCTGCACCCGAGGGCCTCAGCCACGGCTGGTTTGTCAGCAATCTGGAGTTCTATGACCTCCAGGACAGCCTCTCCGATGGCACCCTCATCGCCATGGGGCTCTCGGTGGCCGTGGCCTTTAGTGTGATGCTGCTTACAACTTGGAACATCATCATAAGCCTTTACGCCATCATTTCGATCGCCGGAACTATATTTGTCACCGTTGGTTCTCTCGTCCTGCTGGGCTGGGAGCTAAACGTCTTGGAGTCGGTCACTATTTCGGTTGCGGTCGGCCTGGCTGTAGACTTTGCCGTCCACTATGGGGTTGCTTACCGCTTGGCCCCGGACGCCGACCGAGAAGGGAAGGTGATCTTCTCTCTGAGTCGCATGGGCTCTGCCATTGCCATGGCCGCACTCACCACCTTCGTGGCCGGGGCCATGATGATGCCCTCCACGGTTCTGGCTTACACCCAGCTGGGCACCTTCTTGATGCTCATCATGTGTATCAGCTGGGCTTTCGCCACCTTCTTTTTTCAGTGCATGTGCCGGTGCCTTGGGCCGCAGGGCACCTGTGGTCAGATTCCCTTACCTAAAAGACTCCAGTGCAGTGCCTTCTCCCACACCTTGTCGACAAGTCCTGGTGACAAGGGACAAAGCAAGACACACACCGTGAGTGCGTATCACTTAGATCCCAGGGGCCAAAGAGCTGAAATGGAGCATGAATTTTACGAATTAGAACCTCTGGCAGCCCACAGCTGTATGGCCTCCGAGAAGACCACTTACGAAGAGACCCACATCTGCTCTGAATTTTTCACCAGCCAGGCGAAGAAGTTAGGGATGCCCGTACACGCAGCTTACAACAGCGAACTCAACCAAAGCACCAAAAATGAAGCCAGCTCTGCCTTGTTGCAGCCCTGTCTTGAACAGCACACCATGTGTCACTTCTTCTCTCTGAATCAGAGATGCAGCTGCCCAAATGCCTACCAACCTTTGAAATATGGCCTGCCGTCTTGCCAGCAGATGGGTGACTGCTTGTGCCACCAGTGCGCTCCGACTGCCAGCAGCTTCATGCATGTCCAGAACGGCCTGGCCCCTCTGAAGGCTGCACACCAAGCCCCCGAGGGCTTCGTGCATCCCATCCCACACATCCACCACTGTCCCTGCCTACAGGGCAGAGTGAAACCTCCTGGAATGCAGAATTCTCTGCCCAGGAGTTTTTTCCACCACCCGGGTCAGCACATTCAGACCCAAGAAAAACTCGGTAAGACCAGCATACACAGTCTTCAGAGCCTAGAAGAGCAACTTCCAAAGATGGCAGAGACGTCGTCATTGGTCTGCAGAAGCGCTGGAGCTTCACACAAAGCATGCTGTGCTCCTGAGACGCACCAAAGGGGACTCTGTAAAAACAGAGACATCGGGAACGTGGAGGGCAGTGGAGGGGCTGCAAACAAGGACTCCGGTTCAGTGAGTCTGACTGACAAGGCAGAAAGGCAAGTGGAGCCAGGCCTGTCACAGACTGATGTCATCGTAAACTCAGAACACTTAAGTCAGAATGAACCCCAGTTCATCTTTAACCATTTAATGGGGGAGGCTGGTTATAGGTCCTGCCCAAACAATCCACAAAATAGTGGCAGGATTGTGAGAGTTAAGTGCAGTTCTGTGGACTGTCAAATACCAAACATTGAAGCCAACGTGCCTGCTGTATTAACACACTCGGAACTTTCTAGCGAAAGTTTGTTAATAAAAacactttaa